Below is a window of Chloroflexia bacterium SDU3-3 DNA.
GTGGACTACCTGGCCGACGGCGTGATCGAGCTGGTCTACCATTTTGCCCACGTGGCGGGCGGCGTGGCGGTGGTGAAGGCGCGGGTGCCGCGCGAGCACCCCGAGCTGCCCACGCTGACCGCAGAGTGGCCGGGCGCGGCGTTCCAGGAACGCGAGGCGTATGACTTATACGGCGTGCAATTCGCCGGCCACGCCGAGCTACGCCGGATCTATATGTGGGACGAGTTCGAGGGCTTCCCGATGCGGAAAGACTTCTCGAAACAGGGCGATAAGTACCTAGACGAGGCGGAATAGGGGGCGGAGTGGGCGGCGATGCCGCCCCTTCTGTTTTTTTGCGACGGCGCTGGCGGCCCCTGGCCCCGCGAAGGCGAAGATATATGCTAAAGACGCAAGAGTTTCAGGTCAATATTGGCCCGCAGCACCCCTCGACCCACGGCGTGTTCCGCATGCTGGTGACGCTGGATGGCGAGACGGTGGTGGAGCTGAAGCCCGTGTTCGGCTACCTGCACCGCAACCACGAGCAGCTGGCCGAGGTCTCGACCTACATCCAGATCATGCCGTTCACCGACCGGCTGGACTACTTCAACTCGATGAGCAACAACTTCGGCTACGCGCTGGCGGTGGAGAAGCTGGCCGGGATCGAGGTTCCGCAGCGGGCCAACTACCTGCGCGTGCTGATGGCCGAGCTGACCCGCATCCAGAACCACGCGGCGGCCACCGGCTTCCTGCTCAACGACATGGGCGCGTGGCAGACGCCGCTGGCCTTCGGCATGCGCGAGCGCGAGAAGATCCTCGACCTGTTCGAGATGGCCTCGGGCGCGCGCATGATGTGCAACTACTTCCGCTTCGGCGGGGTCTGGCGCGATCTGCCGCCCGAGTTCATGCCGCAGCTGAAGGGCCTGATGCAGGCGCTGCCGCGCTTCTTCGATGAGAGCGAGCTGCTGCTGCGCGAGAACGAGATCCTGATGAGCCGCTCGATCGGCGTGGGCGTGCTGCCCAAAGAGGTGGCGCTTTCGTACAGCGTGTCGGGGCCGCTGCTGCGGGCCTCGGGCGTGCCCTACGACTTGCGCCGCGCCGATGGCTACAGCGTCT
It encodes the following:
- a CDS encoding NADH-quinone oxidoreductase subunit D, encoding MLKTQEFQVNIGPQHPSTHGVFRMLVTLDGETVVELKPVFGYLHRNHEQLAEVSTYIQIMPFTDRLDYFNSMSNNFGYALAVEKLAGIEVPQRANYLRVLMAELTRIQNHAAATGFLLNDMGAWQTPLAFGMREREKILDLFEMASGARMMCNYFRFGGVWRDLPPEFMPQLKGLMQALPRFFDESELLLRENEILMSRSIGVGVLPKEVALSYSVSGPLLRASGVPYDLRRADGYSVYPELDFDIPVGSVGDVYDRILVRMAEMRESYKIIQQVIERLPDTEGGHINPAMASMGKQKALKPAPGDAYGRVEGPKGELGYYLVSDGSDTPYRYKIRAPSFINLSPLADMCRGYKIADVIVILGSIDIVLGEVDR
- a CDS encoding NADH-quinone oxidoreductase subunit C — encoded protein: MLATDDLVVAPAQLPAVASYLRDALGYEHLSNITAVDYLADGVIELVYHFAHVAGGVAVVKARVPREHPELPTLTAEWPGAAFQEREAYDLYGVQFAGHAELRRIYMWDEFEGFPMRKDFSKQGDKYLDEAE